In Jannaschia sp. M317, a single genomic region encodes these proteins:
- a CDS encoding RbsD/FucU family protein, with amino-acid sequence MLIGIDPILPPDLLHVLAQMGHGDELAIVDANFPGHGTHDRVIRMDGCDAVQVLRAVLTLFPLDQFDEANALSMAVVGDPDTLPEAVAAFQAEVDAVGGPVITPLERFAFYARARQCFAIAQTGERRLYGNIIIKKGVIE; translated from the coding sequence ATGCTTATCGGCATCGACCCCATCCTTCCGCCTGACCTGCTGCACGTGCTGGCCCAGATGGGCCACGGCGACGAACTGGCGATCGTGGATGCGAACTTTCCCGGCCATGGCACCCACGACCGGGTGATCCGCATGGATGGCTGCGATGCGGTGCAGGTGCTGCGCGCGGTCCTGACATTGTTTCCGCTGGATCAGTTCGACGAGGCCAATGCCCTGTCGATGGCCGTGGTCGGCGACCCCGACACCCTGCCCGAAGCGGTCGCCGCCTTTCAGGCCGAGGTCGATGCCGTTGGCGGGCCTGTGATCACACCGCTGGAACGCTTTGCCTTCTACGCCCGCGCGCGACAGTGTTTCGCCATCGCCCAAACCGGTGAGCGGCGTCTTTATGGCAATATCATCATCAAGAAGGGCGTGATCGAATAG
- a CDS encoding CaiB/BaiF CoA-transferase family protein, with translation MTGPLSGLLVVDLSQFLAGPYAALRLQDLGARVIKIERPDGGDLTRQLYLSDTMIDGESTIFHAINRGKESLSLDLKQPEGQAALRQLIARADVVMQNFRPGVIARLNLDYDSVAAIKPDVVYGSISGYGTTGEWAHLPGQDLLAQARSGVMWLNGSAEDGPVPFGLAVADMFAGANLAQGILAALVRRGLDGTGAHVETSLLEAMVDFQFEVLSTHLNDGGRPPQRSSFRSAHVGLSAPYGVYPTTNGFLAIAMSSLAALADLLDLAELRPFAEDRSTWFAQRDAIKRVLATRLASRTTEDWLSILEPAGIWCAKVMTWPELLQTQAFQDLDLLQRVESGLGTSLQFTRSPIRVDGQRGRSLVPGPAIGADNARLAEEFGLSLGPGDRARAQSG, from the coding sequence ATGACGGGGCCATTGTCCGGGCTGCTGGTCGTCGACCTGAGCCAGTTTCTGGCCGGGCCCTATGCGGCCCTGCGGCTGCAGGATCTGGGCGCCCGCGTGATCAAGATCGAACGTCCCGACGGCGGCGACCTGACCCGGCAGCTGTACCTGTCGGACACGATGATCGACGGCGAATCGACCATCTTCCACGCGATCAACCGCGGCAAGGAAAGCCTGTCGCTGGATCTCAAGCAGCCCGAGGGGCAGGCGGCGTTGCGCCAGCTGATCGCGCGGGCCGATGTGGTGATGCAGAACTTTCGACCCGGCGTGATCGCGCGGTTGAACCTGGATTACGACAGCGTCGCCGCGATCAAGCCCGATGTCGTCTACGGGTCCATTTCCGGGTATGGGACCACGGGGGAATGGGCGCATCTGCCGGGTCAGGATCTGCTGGCGCAGGCGCGCAGCGGGGTCATGTGGCTGAACGGCAGCGCCGAGGACGGGCCGGTGCCCTTTGGCCTGGCGGTGGCGGACATGTTTGCCGGTGCCAACCTGGCGCAGGGGATTCTGGCGGCACTGGTGCGGCGCGGGCTGGACGGGACCGGTGCCCATGTGGAGACGTCGCTGTTGGAGGCGATGGTCGATTTCCAGTTCGAGGTCCTGTCCACCCATCTCAACGATGGCGGGCGCCCGCCGCAGCGGTCGTCGTTCCGGTCGGCGCATGTGGGGTTGTCGGCGCCCTACGGGGTCTATCCCACGACCAACGGGTTTCTCGCCATTGCGATGTCATCCCTGGCGGCCTTGGCGGATCTGCTGGACCTGGCCGAGTTGCGGCCCTTTGCCGAGGATCGGTCGACCTGGTTTGCGCAGCGCGACGCGATCAAGCGGGTTCTGGCGACGCGGCTGGCATCGCGCACGACCGAGGACTGGCTGTCGATCCTGGAACCGGCCGGGATCTGGTGCGCCAAGGTGATGACCTGGCCCGAATTGCTGCAAACCCAGGCGTTTCAGGATCTGGACCTGTTGCAGCGGGTCGAAAGCGGTCTGGGCACCTCGCTGCAGTTCACCCGCTCTCCTATCCGGGTGGATGGACAGCGGGGCCGCAGCCTGGTGCCGGGACCGGCCATCGGGGCCGACAATGCGCGCCTGGCGGAGGAATTCGGGCTGTCGCTGGGCCCAGGCGACCGGGCGCGTGCCCAGTCGGGATAG
- a CDS encoding DnaA N-terminal domain-containing protein has product MGQSQSKPDTPGHMTGVSGRGAASFKYDVITALGAWGCAGGRHDGRLALRLVTLLTARYNWADDSLTTGQREIAALWSVDARTVKREMARLRDRGWLVLKRPAARGRVACYGLGLDAILAETRPIWPQVGPDYAARMDPAPQPPQAGPTILPFPVTGQGAWARVAARLQAEDPALFAVWFAPLIDVTGDGDRLCLRAPSRFHGTYIRTHLMARLQAAGRPDGHEIALLD; this is encoded by the coding sequence ATGGGCCAGAGCCAAAGCAAACCGGACACGCCCGGCCACATGACCGGAGTGTCCGGACGGGGGGCGGCATCCTTCAAGTATGATGTGATCACAGCCTTGGGGGCCTGGGGATGCGCGGGCGGTCGTCACGACGGACGGCTGGCGCTGCGCCTCGTGACGCTGCTGACCGCGCGCTACAACTGGGCCGACGACAGCCTGACGACCGGGCAGAGAGAAATCGCCGCGCTTTGGTCCGTGGACGCCCGCACGGTAAAACGCGAGATGGCCCGGCTGCGGGACCGGGGGTGGCTGGTGCTGAAACGACCAGCCGCGCGGGGCAGGGTGGCCTGCTACGGTCTGGGCCTCGACGCGATCCTGGCCGAGACGCGGCCGATCTGGCCGCAGGTCGGGCCGGACTATGCCGCGCGCATGGATCCCGCCCCGCAACCGCCCCAGGCCGGGCCGACCATCCTGCCGTTTCCAGTGACGGGGCAGGGGGCCTGGGCCCGGGTCGCGGCGCGTCTGCAAGCCGAAGACCCCGCGTTGTTCGCGGTCTGGTTCGCGCCCCTGATTGACGTCACCGGGGACGGGGACCGCCTGTGCCTGCGCGCGCCCTCGCGCTTTCACGGCACCTACATCCGCACGCATCTGATGGCCCGGCTACAGGCCGCCGGACGCCCCGACGGGCACGAGATCGCCCTGCTGGACTGA